The Streptomyces sp. NBC_01353 genome contains a region encoding:
- a CDS encoding DUF6084 family protein yields MTEFSFSCTDVRADAYAAGPTLVFRLRITASGGTRVHAMALRCQIRIEPARRGYDDVEAEALGDLFGERSRWGSSLNPVQFAQASVMVPGFTGEIETDLVVPCTYDTDIAASRYFRALSDGEVPLLLLFSGTAFTGAGGFHVEPVPWDREVAYRMPVKVWREMIDQHFPGCGWIRLPGDAMDALLAYRSRRALPSWQATVESLLEAAGERTR; encoded by the coding sequence GTGACCGAGTTCTCCTTCAGCTGCACCGACGTCCGCGCCGACGCCTACGCGGCGGGACCCACGCTGGTGTTCCGGCTGCGGATCACCGCATCCGGCGGCACACGGGTCCATGCCATGGCACTGCGGTGCCAGATCCGCATCGAGCCCGCCCGGCGCGGCTACGACGACGTCGAGGCCGAGGCCCTGGGCGATCTGTTCGGCGAACGCTCCCGGTGGGGCAGCAGCCTCAACCCGGTCCAGTTCGCCCAGGCCTCCGTCATGGTGCCCGGCTTCACCGGCGAGATCGAGACCGACCTCGTCGTGCCGTGCACCTACGACACCGACATCGCCGCGTCCCGCTACTTCCGGGCGCTCTCCGACGGCGAGGTACCGCTGCTCCTGCTCTTCTCCGGCACCGCCTTCACCGGCGCCGGCGGCTTCCACGTCGAGCCCGTGCCCTGGGACAGGGAGGTCGCGTACCGGATGCCCGTGAAGGTCTGGCGGGAGATGATCGACCAGCACTTCCCCGGGTGCGGATGGATCCGGCTCCCGGGCGACGCGATGGACGCCCTGCTCGCCTACCGCTCGCGCCGGGCCCTCCCGTCCTGGCAGGCCACCGTCGAGTCCCTGCTCGAAGCGGCGGGGGAGAGGACACGATGA
- a CDS encoding DUF5947 family protein, which produces MGLRRFTTPRPPREEQCELCGVQLAGERHRHLVDIDKRALVCACGPCSQLMDRSGASPGRFRAVPGRFLSDAGHRIDDQAWETLRIPVSVAFFFRNSALDRPVALYPSPAGATESELEEEAWRSVLDATRLAAHLEPDVEALLLRRHEGRTECFLVPIDLCYELVGRMRLHWQGFDGGAEARADLDALFTHVRGLAREPQGSRS; this is translated from the coding sequence ATGGGCCTGCGCCGGTTCACCACCCCGCGTCCGCCCCGCGAGGAGCAATGCGAACTGTGCGGGGTCCAGCTGGCCGGTGAGCGTCACCGGCATCTGGTGGACATCGACAAGCGGGCCCTGGTCTGCGCCTGCGGTCCGTGCTCCCAGCTCATGGACCGCTCCGGCGCCTCCCCGGGTCGCTTCCGGGCGGTCCCCGGCCGCTTCCTGAGCGACGCCGGCCACCGGATCGACGACCAGGCATGGGAGACGCTGCGGATCCCGGTCTCGGTCGCGTTCTTCTTCCGCAACTCCGCCCTCGACCGGCCGGTGGCGCTCTACCCGAGCCCCGCCGGTGCCACCGAGAGCGAACTGGAGGAAGAGGCCTGGCGGTCCGTCCTCGACGCCACTCGGCTCGCCGCCCACCTCGAACCCGACGTGGAGGCCCTGCTGCTGCGCCGCCACGAGGGCCGCACGGAGTGCTTCCTCGTGCCCATCGACCTCTGCTACGAACTGGTGGGCCGCATGCGACTGCACTGGCAGGGCTTCGACGGAGGCGCGGAGGCCCGGGCCGACCTCGATGCCCTCTTCACCCACGTACGCGGCCTGGCGCGCGAGCCGCAGGGGAGCCGGTCGTGA
- a CDS encoding nickel-dependent hydrogenase large subunit has translation MAPRAKTTGDGSGLVEMAWDPITRIVGSLGIHTKIDFKQKRVAECYSTSSVFRGYSVFMRGKDPRDAHFITSRICGICGDNHATCSVYAQNMAYGVKPPHLGEWIINLGESAEYMFDHNIFQENLVGVDYCEKMVRETNPGVLELAERTEAPHAADHGYRTIADIMRSLNPLEGEFYREALQVSRYTREMFCLMEGRHVHPSTLYPGGVGTVASVQLFTDYMSRLMRYVEFMKRVVPLHDDLFDFFYEALPGYEEVGRRRVLLGCWGALNDPEHCDFTYANMTDWGRKMFVTPGVVVDGKLVTNDLTEINLGIRILLGSSYYEDWQGQEQFVTHDPLGNPVDPRHPWNQHTIPAPQKRNFDDKYSWVMSPRWFDGKDHLALDTGGGPIARLWSTALSGLVDIGYIKATGHSVVINLPRTMTKPETTFEWKIPKWSNALERNRARTYFQAYAAAVALHCAEKGLEEVRAGRTQTWEKFEVPDESIGVGFTEAVRGVLSHHMVIRDGKIANYHPYPPTPWNASTRDTFGTPGPYEDAVQNTPIFEENTPENFKGIDIMRAVRSFDPCLPCGVHMYTGNGRTVKQMHVPTGLSGLAG, from the coding sequence ATGGCACCTCGGGCGAAGACGACGGGTGACGGCTCCGGACTGGTGGAGATGGCCTGGGATCCCATCACCCGGATCGTGGGCAGTCTCGGCATCCACACCAAGATCGATTTCAAGCAGAAGCGCGTCGCGGAGTGCTACAGCACGTCCTCCGTCTTCCGCGGCTACAGCGTCTTCATGCGGGGCAAGGACCCCCGCGACGCGCACTTCATCACCAGCCGCATCTGCGGCATCTGCGGCGACAACCACGCCACCTGCTCCGTGTACGCGCAGAACATGGCGTACGGAGTGAAGCCGCCGCACCTCGGTGAGTGGATCATCAACCTCGGCGAGTCCGCGGAGTACATGTTCGACCACAACATCTTCCAGGAGAACCTGGTCGGGGTCGACTACTGCGAGAAGATGGTCCGCGAGACCAACCCCGGGGTCCTGGAGCTCGCCGAGCGCACCGAGGCCCCGCACGCCGCCGACCACGGCTACCGCACGATCGCCGACATCATGCGCTCCCTCAACCCCCTCGAGGGCGAGTTCTACCGCGAGGCGCTCCAGGTCAGCCGCTACACACGCGAGATGTTCTGTCTGATGGAGGGGCGCCACGTCCACCCCTCCACGCTCTACCCCGGCGGTGTCGGCACGGTCGCGTCCGTGCAGCTGTTCACCGACTACATGAGCCGTCTCATGCGGTACGTGGAGTTCATGAAGCGTGTCGTCCCGCTCCACGACGACCTCTTCGACTTCTTCTACGAAGCGCTGCCCGGCTACGAGGAGGTCGGCCGTCGCCGCGTGCTGCTCGGCTGCTGGGGCGCGCTCAACGACCCCGAGCACTGCGACTTCACCTACGCCAACATGACCGACTGGGGACGGAAGATGTTCGTCACCCCGGGCGTCGTCGTCGACGGCAAGCTGGTGACCAACGACCTCACCGAGATCAACCTCGGCATCCGCATCCTGCTCGGCAGCTCGTACTACGAGGACTGGCAGGGGCAGGAACAGTTCGTCACCCACGACCCGCTGGGCAACCCGGTCGATCCGCGCCACCCGTGGAACCAGCACACCATCCCGGCCCCGCAGAAGCGGAACTTCGACGACAAGTACAGCTGGGTCATGTCCCCGCGCTGGTTCGACGGCAAGGACCACCTCGCGCTGGACACCGGCGGCGGCCCGATCGCCCGCCTGTGGTCCACCGCCCTCTCCGGCCTCGTCGACATCGGCTACATCAAGGCCACCGGGCACAGCGTCGTCATCAACCTGCCCCGCACGATGACCAAGCCGGAGACCACCTTCGAGTGGAAGATCCCGAAGTGGAGCAACGCCCTGGAGCGCAACCGCGCCCGGACCTACTTCCAGGCGTACGCGGCCGCCGTCGCCCTGCACTGCGCCGAGAAGGGACTGGAGGAGGTCCGCGCCGGACGCACCCAGACCTGGGAGAAGTTCGAGGTGCCCGACGAGTCCATCGGTGTCGGCTTCACCGAGGCCGTCCGGGGTGTCCTCTCGCACCACATGGTCATCCGGGACGGCAAGATCGCCAACTACCACCCCTATCCGCCCACTCCGTGGAACGCCTCCACCCGGGACACGTTCGGCACCCCCGGTCCGTACGAGGACGCCGTGCAGAACACCCCGATCTTCGAGGAGAACACGCCCGAGAACTTCAAGGGCATCGACATCATGCGCGCCGTGCGCAGCTTCGACCCCTGCCTGCCGTGCGGCGTCCACATGTACACGGGCAACGGCAGGACCGTGAAGCAGATGCACGTGCCCACCGGCCTGAGCGGTCTGGCCGGATGA
- a CDS encoding hydrogenase expression protein HypE: protein MSAVTPAPVEDQGAAPGSEEKPIHILWINAGLSCDGDSVALTAAMQPSIEEIALAGLPGLPRIAVHWPLIDFECGPVGGADTFIEWFFKGERGEIDPFVLVVEGSIPNEAIKQEGYWCGFGDNPETGQPITTSEWIDRLAPKALAVVAIGTCATYGGIHAMAGNPTGAMGVPDYLGWDWKSHAGIPIVCVPGCPIQPDNFAETLTYLLYQAAGSAPMIPLDDKLRPTWLFGATVHEGCDRAGYYEQGQFASTYDSPKCLVKLGCWGPVVKCNVPKRGWMNGIGGCPNVGGICIACTMPGFPDKFMPFMDEPPGGKVSSTASGVYGSVIRRLRTITAKTVDKEPKWRHTGERITTGYRPPW from the coding sequence ATGAGTGCAGTAACGCCGGCCCCGGTCGAGGATCAGGGCGCCGCCCCCGGCAGCGAAGAGAAGCCGATCCACATTCTCTGGATCAACGCGGGTCTGAGCTGCGACGGCGACTCCGTGGCCCTGACCGCTGCCATGCAGCCCAGCATCGAGGAGATCGCCCTCGCCGGGCTGCCGGGACTGCCCCGGATCGCGGTCCACTGGCCACTGATCGACTTCGAGTGCGGCCCGGTGGGCGGCGCCGACACGTTCATCGAGTGGTTCTTCAAGGGAGAGCGCGGCGAGATCGACCCGTTCGTGCTGGTCGTCGAGGGCTCGATCCCGAACGAGGCCATCAAGCAGGAGGGCTACTGGTGCGGCTTCGGCGACAACCCGGAGACCGGCCAGCCCATCACCACCAGCGAGTGGATCGACCGGCTGGCGCCCAAGGCGCTCGCGGTCGTCGCGATCGGCACCTGCGCCACGTACGGCGGCATCCACGCCATGGCGGGGAACCCGACCGGCGCGATGGGTGTGCCGGACTACCTGGGCTGGGACTGGAAGTCCCATGCCGGCATCCCGATCGTGTGCGTGCCCGGCTGCCCCATCCAGCCGGACAACTTCGCGGAGACCCTGACGTACCTGCTCTACCAGGCCGCCGGGTCCGCTCCCATGATCCCGCTGGACGACAAGCTCCGCCCGACCTGGCTGTTCGGCGCGACCGTGCACGAGGGCTGCGACCGGGCCGGCTACTACGAGCAGGGCCAGTTCGCCTCGACGTACGACTCGCCCAAGTGCCTGGTCAAGCTGGGCTGCTGGGGACCGGTCGTCAAGTGCAACGTCCCCAAGCGCGGCTGGATGAACGGCATCGGCGGCTGCCCGAACGTCGGCGGCATCTGTATCGCCTGCACGATGCCCGGCTTCCCGGACAAGTTCATGCCGTTCATGGACGAGCCTCCCGGCGGCAAGGTCTCCAGCACCGCCAGCGGCGTGTACGGCTCCGTCATCCGCCGTCTGCGGACCATCACGGCGAAGACCGTGGACAAGGAGCCGAAGTGGCGGCACACCGGCGAGCGCATCACCACCGGCTACCGGCCGCCCTGGTGA
- a CDS encoding enoyl-CoA hydratase-related protein, whose protein sequence is MRILLIASSFNSLTQRVLVELRDRGHTVPVEVTPDGAAVRAAVARHAPDLIVAPMLKAVVPRDVWTAHRCLIVHPGPVGDRGPSSLDRAIQEGVDEWGVTVLQADGEMDAGDVWASVAFRVPEVGKSDLYRNELSDAAVAAVLLAVERVAAGDTPHPQTGAIRALPALRQEQRAISWADDTTETVLRILRAADSQPGVRDHLLGAEWFLHGGHAEDGLRGRPGELLATRAGAVCRATVDGAVWIPELRARTGAGRPRACKLPATLALAGRLPELPELPAPAQPVRDGRSWSDIRYREEGPVGVLSFVFPGGAMSTEQCRRLLDAYKAALTRPTSVLVLGGQRDFFSNGIHLNVIEAAADPAAESWANINAMNDLVEAVLATTDRLVVSAIGGNAAAGGVMLALAADEVWCRSGSVLNPHYRRMGLYGSEYWTCTLPRKVGAALAARLTDEARPVSAAASLDMGLVDRVVHCGPGEFAGEITRLAAHLASRPGLPLRVAEKKTEYERRESATPLAAHREQELARMRRIFDDPAAPYHALRRAFARKEAPRAQSPDGPGAGAAGSADC, encoded by the coding sequence ATGCGCATTCTGCTCATCGCCAGCAGCTTCAACAGCCTCACGCAGCGCGTCCTGGTCGAGCTGCGGGACCGCGGGCACACCGTTCCCGTGGAAGTCACGCCCGACGGGGCCGCCGTGCGGGCCGCCGTCGCGCGCCACGCGCCCGACCTGATCGTCGCCCCGATGCTGAAGGCCGTCGTGCCCCGGGACGTGTGGACGGCGCACCGCTGCTTGATCGTGCACCCGGGCCCGGTGGGTGACCGCGGCCCGTCGTCACTGGACCGGGCGATCCAAGAGGGTGTCGACGAGTGGGGCGTCACCGTCCTTCAGGCCGACGGGGAGATGGACGCCGGCGACGTCTGGGCGTCCGTCGCCTTCCGCGTACCGGAAGTCGGCAAGAGCGATCTGTACCGCAACGAGCTCTCCGACGCCGCCGTGGCCGCCGTGCTCCTCGCCGTCGAGCGGGTCGCGGCCGGGGACACGCCGCACCCGCAGACCGGCGCGATCCGCGCCCTTCCCGCTCTCCGCCAGGAGCAGCGCGCGATCTCCTGGGCCGACGACACCACCGAGACCGTGCTGCGCATCCTGCGGGCCGCCGACTCACAGCCCGGGGTCCGTGACCACCTGCTCGGCGCCGAGTGGTTCCTGCACGGCGGCCACGCCGAGGACGGCCTGCGCGGCAGGCCCGGCGAGCTGCTCGCCACCCGGGCGGGCGCGGTCTGCCGCGCCACGGTGGACGGGGCCGTGTGGATCCCCGAGCTCCGCGCCCGTACCGGTGCGGGTCGGCCGCGCGCCTGCAAGCTCCCCGCGACCCTTGCCCTCGCGGGGCGGTTGCCGGAGCTCCCCGAACTCCCGGCGCCCGCCCAGCCGGTACGGGATGGGCGGAGCTGGTCCGACATCCGGTACCGGGAGGAGGGACCTGTCGGGGTCCTGTCCTTCGTGTTCCCCGGCGGAGCGATGAGCACCGAACAGTGCCGCCGTCTGCTGGATGCCTACAAGGCGGCCCTCACGCGTCCCACCTCCGTGCTCGTGCTCGGCGGGCAGCGCGACTTCTTCTCCAACGGTATCCACCTGAACGTCATCGAGGCCGCGGCCGACCCGGCCGCCGAGTCCTGGGCCAACATCAACGCGATGAACGACCTGGTCGAGGCCGTCCTCGCGACCACCGACCGGCTGGTCGTCAGCGCGATCGGCGGCAACGCCGCCGCCGGCGGGGTGATGCTCGCCCTCGCCGCCGACGAGGTCTGGTGCCGTTCGGGTTCGGTGCTCAATCCGCACTACCGGCGCATGGGCCTGTACGGGTCGGAGTACTGGACCTGCACCCTGCCCCGCAAGGTGGGAGCGGCCCTGGCCGCACGGCTCACCGATGAGGCCCGGCCCGTGTCCGCGGCGGCCTCGCTCGACATGGGTCTCGTCGACCGGGTCGTCCACTGCGGGCCCGGCGAGTTCGCCGGCGAAATCACCCGGTTGGCCGCCCACCTGGCATCCCGTCCCGGTCTCCCGCTGCGTGTCGCGGAGAAGAAGACCGAGTACGAGCGCAGGGAGTCCGCCACCCCCCTTGCCGCCCACCGCGAGCAGGAGCTCGCCCGGATGCGGAGGATCTTCGACGATCCCGCCGCGCCCTATCACGCACTGCGTCGGGCCTTCGCCCGAAAAGAGGCCCCCCGCGCGCAATCCCCGGACGGCCCAGGTGCGGGCGCGGCGGGATCGGCCGACTGTTAA